A single window of Dermacentor albipictus isolate Rhodes 1998 colony chromosome 1, USDA_Dalb.pri_finalv2, whole genome shotgun sequence DNA harbors:
- the LOC135909661 gene encoding cytochrome P450 2B15-like, with the protein MSALLAGLALPSLWDWRWITTALVFAVSYFVGRFYYRVSKYPKGPFPLPLVGNLLSLRNVNLPVKAIEWSKVYGDVFTLWMAHRPMIFLNSYDTIREASLDRRHEFAGRFSTKMGTLQTQGNHDIMFEDYNPRWKALRKVALLAVRKYAVGESLEKLCTDVVDSYVDSLKEGPQLVESREPFLHILFTLIGVSVYGTTVDEAKEDINIMKELDRKFYEIAPNGLPSDIAPWLGILYRHREKEIEDLFRDFTATFDRLFSAAEATYAPGKKENFTHAILSAREEAIREEKGDAEYLTKGNMVQVVLNIFGAATDTSAGELQFLFLMMAKEPWIQTKIQKEIEATIGNTPPVYKDREKMPFTVACLMETLRRFPVAPVGLPHNTTTDTRVGELQIPKDTGIFNNLYAVNHDPKIWDEPEKFRPDRFLDPATGKLRRDPLPLLTFGMGPRTCPGEKLAHVDMFYILVRLLQRLSVSAGEKPPNVDIDGLGTNIFLLPAKQNIVFTRRN; encoded by the exons ATGAGCGCTCTTCTAGCGGGGCTCGCCCTTCCATCCCTCTGGGACTGGCGGTGGATCACCACTGCGCTGGTCTTCGCAGTATCCTACTTCGTCGGCCGCTTCTACTACCGGGTGTCCAAGTATCCGAAGGGGCCGTTTCCTTTACCGCTGGTCGGAAACCTTCTCA GCCTTCGCAACGTCAACTTGCCCGTCAAGGCGATCGAATGGTCCAAGGTGTACGGAGACGTGTTCACCCTGTGGATGGCCCACAGGCCCATGATTTTTCTCAACAGCTACGACACCATCCGTGAGGCTTCCCTCGACCGCCGGCACGAGTTTGCCGGGCGCTTTTCAACCAAGATGG GTACCCTACAAACCCAGGGAAATCACGATATTATGTTCGAGGATTACAACCCGCGTTGGAAAGCACTTCGAAAGGTGGCCCTCCTTGCTGTAAG GAAGTACGCCGTCGGCGAGTCACTCGAGAAGCTCTGCACGGATGTTGTCGACTCTTACGTGGACTCCCTGAAAGAGGGCCCGCAGCTTGTCGAATCGAGGGAGCCGTTTCTACACATCCTGTTCACCCTCATTGGAGTTTCGGTCTACGGCACAAC GGTGGACGAGGCAAAAGAGGATATCAATATAATGAAAGAGCTCGACCGCAAGTTTTATGAGATCGCCCCTAACGGACTGCCAAGCGACATCGCGCCCTGGCTGGGAATATTGTACCGGCACAGAGAAAAAGAGATAGAAGATCTCTTTCGGGATTTCACTGCAACCTTTGACAGGCTGTTCAGCGCGGCTGAAGCCACTTACGCACCAG GCAAGAAGGAGAACTTCACTCATGCCATTTTGTCCGCTCGTGAAGAAGCTATACGTGAAGAAAAGGGTGACGCCGAATATCTGACCAAGGGCAACATGGTCCAAGTCGTTTTAAACATATTCGGAG CCGCTACCGACACTTCGGCCGGAGAACTACAATTCCTTTTTCTGATGATGGCTAAAGAGCCGTGGATTCAAACAAAGATTCAAAAAGAAATTGAGGCCACAATCG GGAACACGCCGCCTGTCTACAAGGACAGGGAAAAAATGCCTTTCACTGTTGCCTGCTTGATGGAGACCCTTCGGCGCTTTCCTGTAGCTCCCGTCGGACTACCGCACAACACCACTACGGACACTAGAGTCG GAGAGCTGCAGATACCGAAGGACACGGGCATATTCAACAACCTGTATGCTGTCAACCACGATCCTAAGATCTGGGACGAGCCTGAAAAGTTCCGCCCAGATCGGTTCCTGGATCCCGCCACCGGCAAGCTTCGGCGAGACCCCTTGCCGCTGCTTACGTTCGGCATGGGACCGCGTACGTGTCCCGGAGAGAAGCTGGCGCACGTGGACATGTTCTACATCCTTGTGCGGCTCTTGCAGCGGCTAAGCGTCAGTGCAGGCGAAAAGCCACCCAACGTGGACATTGATGGCCTCGGCACGAACATCTTTCTGCTTCCTGCCAAGCAGAATATCGTGTTCACCAGAAGGAATTGA